The sequence ttttctttacatttccaacatttattatcaggcaagtgatagatctttgcaagcttgactggggttatgtaccacctataaatcattttcattatattttctcttaaggcgttacacgccgtaaacttcaacccggtggtccacaacttttcccaatcagcaaacatgatgttatgaccaatgtcctgagcccatttaatcatacttgattttaccatttcatcttgtgtattccatttcagcagcagatcatacatttttgacaaattcttagtactggattctaacagttcagtccagagatgcattttaaataaaagcaccattctactcatgtaaaaacatgctgattcctggaccatccgcgggccagactgagaaggcgattgggccgcatccagcccccggggccttaggttgtctacccctgttCTAGTCCAATGCTCTGCAACGCAATAATCTTTTGCCAAACatgggtcttgaacccacaaccttgagattaagagtctcgtgctctaccagctCAGCTATCCCTGTCTTTTGACACACTCCTTTTTCACACTGGCCTCATTCCTGTGCCTTCAACAACAGCCCAACCCACAGAAACATAACAGGTGAACTCCCTCCAAGCCAGGGAAAGCTTCTGGCTAAATTTCATTGTGTGAGAATTTTTTGAATTTAATATTTGTAGTCCATTTCTCGAACAACAATGTTGAGCTCCAAGtggctcataataataatagcgTTAAAAATAAACATTGCAGTCTCTATAATCACTTCAAAAAGACGTCTCTTAAGGCCCAGGAGCAGGgccagttaaaaagaaaagaaaggaaaattaaTGTGTACATACTATAAcagtacattcaaagcacattttcatCCTCAAAGACTTCTGGGcaatgtagtttacccctcagagagttacagttcccagcaatccttaacaaaccacaatgcccataattctttgagacAGGAAATATGCATTGAATGTGCTGTCCTTGTCGAGACAGCTCCCCATCAGCCAGATGGGAATAATAGTCACTTATCTCGCAGCATTATTGTGGGCCTGAATTCAATTAGATCTATTAAGTGCTCTGCACAGGGAAATGATATAGATCGGGGATGAGGAGCCATGGgcccaatgtggccctccaggtttcTTTATctggctctcaagagtctccccagATCATGCACCCTCCCAAACCTGCTTTGCTTTGCCCCCacccctgagtgtttttgcctggcgggAATATCTCATTGGATTCCGACGGTGCTTCTGTCTTGCCTgcatggaggacagagagaggtGTGGGAGCATGTGTAGAAAGGAAGCAGCCTACCGTAAAAAGGTAAAACTTCACATTTATTATTCTGCTCACTTTAGCCTCTGGCTCCTCCCCTCCACTGGCAGTGGCACCTGGAAGGCTGCTTAGATTGGAATGTGGCCGCTGAACTGAAAAAAAAAGCTTCCAAGCTGTCCCTACTATTAGATTGGTTATCAATAACCCCGATCCCTTTTCCCTTGAGTCCGTCCCTGGCCCTTCGGAACCTAGATTATGGCTGCTTCCAGGGCAGGGGGGCAAAAAGATGCaaggtctcctctctctctccccgttcCCCCACCCCCGATAATAAATGGGGTTGTGTCACTGGCAGCTCTGCTAACCACCCCCATTCTTGCCATCCGTTGCCAATGCAGTTGCCATGCTGGCGCTCAGTTGCTAGGTTTCACTTGGAGCTGGCGTGGGAGTTTGTACTGAACTCTCTCATTTACTGGGAAATTtggcggggggaggagaggcTGCATTTAGCTGGGGTGAGGGGTGAGCACATTTTCCAGAGAGTAAGCTATAACGCACTGAAGGTGGTGGGGGGGTGAAGAAGAGAGAAAGGTGCCTCCCTCTGCAGCGTGGGGAGAGGACCAAGCACCACTTAAGTGAATAGCATCTCTGAGCTACGGGTGCAGCCCAGGAGGGCACCTTGTAGTTCTGGGTCAACTCCCAGCCCCTCTCCAGCCTATGAAGCTCCGTTggtaccaccaccaccaaacctgATGCTGCCAGCTTCTACAGCTGGGATGGGGAGCCTGGCGGCTGTCTTAAGTGCTGATGGACTGCAGTTGCCCTGCCACCACacctgaccactgggcatgctggctggggctgatgggagtcccaaGCACATCTGGAGTTACCACAGCAGAAGGGGGGTCCTCTTTCTCAGGGGCTGAGCCAGCGAGGAACATAGTGCGTGCTAAGTCATGTGTCCCGCCACTGATGTGTGCTGCGCCCCCTAGTCTccctcaggaatggggaacctgttccccctccaatgctgctggactccagctcccatcatgcctgatcattggccatgtgggTTGGGGCTGCtcggaactggagtccaacatcatctggtgggtcacagtttccccattcctaTTCTACCAGCTTTTGCAGTTCCTTAACGGACAGGATTTGGGCCACTGCACCTTTCCTCCTTGGTGTGCTGCAGTGATGGGAGATGAAACACATGGAGAACAGCTCAGTGGCAGCGCATCTGCTTGGGGAAGGTCCTTGCTCCAATCCTGACCACCTCCAGGTTGGACTGGAAGAGACTCCTATCCGAAAAGCTGGAAAGCCTCCATCAGCATAGACAATATTGGGATAGGCAGATGAACAGTGTGACTTGGCATACTTCCTATCTGCCAACACTTCCCCTGCTGCACCATTACTAATCGTGCAGGAAGCCAGTTCTAAGTTTTGAGGACTCTTGGACAAGGTCCCCAGTGGGTCTCCTTCATCTTCCCTGCTTCCACTGCCCATTTATTTGCTTCTCCCTTGAAGCCCAACCATTTCCCAGAGAAAGGATAGCTTAGATATGCAGAGGTTACTGCTCTCCAAGACAGGGCagatcagggccagcccaactcattggcacctgaggcagattcCAAAATGGCGCCCCTTTTGTGAGGAAACAAGGTAGGAAGAAAGACTACTCTTGGGATCTGCTACCCtagtggatcctgccacctgaggcagtcgcttccccttgcctcatggggggtggggtgggggtggacctGGGGCAGGAAGAAATAGCAAGGAGGCGGCACAGCAGAACTAGGAACAACCTGAGATTGGTGGCTGGCCCCCTCTTGGCGTATGAGACTCTGCAGGTGACTGCGTTGAATCGGACAGCCTTCCCCTCCCTAGACATTGTGAGGCCTGATTCCCAAGGCATCTGTGATAGTGCAAAGTGCTTGCAGTTTGGGACCCACAAATCGGAGACAGCCCAAAATGTTTTGGTACCTCAAGGCAGAAGATCCAAATGGTGAGACTCAATAGTTAAATCATTCACCATCTGCTGCCTTTTAATGGTAACCCCAAGATTTCACCTCTGGTGTCAGGGCGGGCCCAAGACATTTCGCTGCTGCAGGTGGAGCAGCAAATGGTGCCACCCTCCCAAGTCTAGGtgaccaagttattttggcacctgaggcagacaaATCTTACAAGCACCTCCCTCCCTGGCAGTAAAGATGCAAAATAACAAGGAAAACTTAAAAGAGCCAGCAACTTGCTGCCCAGTTATGACTCTCCGAATTATGTGCCTGAGCAAGCTGCTTTACACTGTTTTGTGGTCAGGTCAGCCCTGTCAGAGGTGAGCTGCTTCATCCTGCCTAACAATTGGGCCGGCCCTACCACTGACCTGAGCAGCTACCTCCTACAGAGTCAAAGCCACTGGTCCTCCTACCTAAGTACTGTCTATACAGACTGACAGTGATGCTCTAGGGTTTCATCCAGGACTCttgcccagccctgcttggaaagCCCCTGCACACAAAACGGATATTCCCTGTCAGCGAGCGGCAGCCTTTCCAAATGACATGCACAAGGTTAGTGATGTGAGGTTATTTCAAGTGGGTGTTCTATAGAATGTCAAAGGGAAGAGAGTCTAGTGACACAGACAAGGCAGTCAATTCCTGTCAGAAAGCAGAGTGTGGCAAATGACACCCTTTCACATCCCTGGCCATTACCATGGCCTTTGGCCAGGCAGTCACAGGGGAGTGCGGATGAAATGCAGTTAAGCTGCGGCAAGAAAGCTTGCAATGGATGAAAGCTGCGTCCCACATGATTCTAACACAATTTCAGTTCTTTATTTAAGGAACTTATGCACCCTCCTTTATAagggatgggggaagcgctgtagtctaaactactgagcctcttgggtttgccaatcgaagctcagcggtttgaatctgcgcgatggagtgagctcctgttgctctgtcccagtccctgccgacctagcagttcaaaagcataccagcatgagtagataaataggtaccgctgtggcgggaaggtaaacagcgtttctgtgtgctctggccttcatcacagtgttccgtgcaccagaagcggtttagtcacgctggccacatgacccaggaagctgtctgtggacaaactctcactccttcagcctgaaaagtgagatgagcgccacaccccatagttgcctttgattggacttagccatctaggggtcctttacctttacctcatctTACACCCTCCTTCATAAGGTTTACaatgcaaattaaaataaaaagcaacaataaaaGATACAGCTGAACAATTTAGATCAGTAAAGCAAATGGCACTATCAAATCATGAATAaaacagcaaagcaaaaaaaaaaattcagacaaGAAAACGTATTGCTAGCCTTCGGCTTAAGAGGTAACCGAATGGGAGCAGGAAGCATTTAAGAGCTCAACACTTGGCGTTTTCTTTAACTCATTTTCACGTGAACAGTAGGAAGGAGGGCAGGGCAGAGAGATGTGGCTTGGGCGTGAGGCGATGCACGGATACCATGCACATCCTGTGTGGGGAACATTGTGAGAGACAGCACAGCGTTTGTCTGTGTGCAATCTGGGTGTCCTTGTGTGCCGTCGTGTCTTGCGTTTCTGTTGCTGTGTAACTATTCTCGCAGCAGCTTGTTAGTTGCAGAggtccttgtgtgtgtgtgtgctttttcccTCATGCACAGAAACAGTGTGTAGCAATGCGAAAGAGCCTTGGTACATAGCTGCTTGCCTGATATGCCTTTGCAATATGCACATTTGTGTACGTCCACATACCTCTGTCTTTCCGCTGGCTTCACCTGCGACCACCTGTCCCTGAGAACCCTACTTCCTGAGTGACCCTCGCCCTGTGCTGCCGGCAGCTGCCCTTCTTCTCTGCCTCTGCCAGGGAACTTGCCTGCCATGTGCTGTGGGGGTGTACTGCACTCCCAGCCTCCCTTTGCTGGTGCTGCTGTGGACTCCGGCGGCTGCTAGATGTCCCAGCAAGCAGGACAATGTTTGAATGCCCGGGTCTGAGTCCCGGAGATGCCAGGCGGCTCCATGTCTGCGAGAGAACAAACCTGCTTCTTGTTGAATTTAACACAGTTTCTTGTTCCAGCCGGGATGCCATGGAAGCCGAGCTGTGGACAGGACAAGGCTGCAGTGCCCCCTGGATGTACCACAGTGTGGCTGGGCAGTACACGTGAGTCCAGgactctttgtttttgtttttttaaggggttCAAAAATAGGGGGTAGTTGTGGAGAAAGCTCCTGTCTTAGCTCCAATGAGCCAGCAGAGGGGGCTTAGGGGTTGGGGTTAAGTGCTGAATCTAGTGGTTAGCATGGGGACGGGGCATAATTTGTTTGTGTTGTAAATAATGGACGACAGCATGATCCAAAACAATGAACATGCTAGGGGTTGCATCCAgtgttactcagagcagacccactgaaatgaatggactttgCTAACTTGGGTCAAAACATTTTCGTGGGTGTACTCTGAATAAAACATAGTTGGTAGCAGGCCTAGGAGTTTACCAACATTTATTTGGACCCTATATAGTGTTTTTTCTAACTGCTTAAAAGGCTTAGCATTTCTTACTCGTACTATATTCACTGAAGGTAAATTAGTGTAGTATTATACCCATAGCATAGACTGGAAGGCTAAGGCTGATAGCTGAGCTGGGGTTTGAACTAAAGGCTCGATAGCTTTTGCTGCTCTGTAGCAGAAATGCTCCTGCCTTGGACCAGGATTTAATTTCTAAAATTGTGAGGTGGGGAGAATAGGCTAAAAGATGCTAGGAAGTTCTGTGTGTCAGGCTGGATTCCCTGCTCCCTTAAAAGCTTGAGAGGGTGGGAGTGGGGCCACAGACTTAAACAATGAAGACAGGCACcctctctgcacatgcccagatacACTCTTATTATCACCTGAGGTGGAGTCCTGGGAAATGGGTTCAAGGGGTATGCAAAGTTCATTTCACTGATTGGCTAGGCACCTTGGGCAAGTTATTATCTGTCAGCTGAACCTACATGCTGAGGTTCAACTTGGCAATATAAGAATTATAAACCAGTTTGTATGACCAAGGAAGGGGTAATTATTAATGAGAACCAAAGGCTGGGTTAGGAAGAGGATATTGCTGGCCAGGATACCTTCTAGTGCTGAGGAATGTCTGCGTGCCTCAAAGTGTGAGCCTGGAGGCAGCATCATAGCTACAGGTGGGCAGGGGCGTGGGACTGGCCAGggtattccccacccccaggtgAAGCCCCCAAAGCCCCCCAGCCTGTATGTGTGTCTACGCAAATGTGCATGGGatgggtgccaaactgggtctttaacCCAGGTGAAATAAATCCTAGTTTCACACCTGCCTAGAGGCCACTGGTACAAATTACGCTCATCCAATAGTGCAAGACATTATATCCTCAGCCCCAACCCCTTCAACCAGTGAATAATACTAACCTGCTCCACATGAGTGTTGTACGAAGTGCAGAGATAATGTATATGAAGTGCTTTGAAGACTAAAAACTGCTATATAAATgcttcatgttttattgtgttttaaatattttgttggaagccacccagtcagatgagtgtcATACAAACCTTTTACCTttcatataaacaataaaattataattattattcatTCTCATTATGTTGCTGTCTCAGTAGGGTGTCACCAAAGCATCGCTTAGGAGGGTCAATTCACCCTTGGTGCAGCAAATATGTGCTCATAGTGATCAATGTtgtaaaatgtgacaccagagaaCACATTTGTGGGCACTTATGCTCCTGATCTGAAGTACAAAACTCCTCTCTATAGACCATGCCAAATGCTACCTCAGCACGTGTGTGGTGCCAGCCCCACAATTGTTACGGCAATAAGCCATAAACTTGCAAGTGTGATAAACTTGCAAGGGAGGAATAATGGGTTGCTTAACTCCTTCCACATTCACCAGTTCTCTCCTGCAGAAAAAATGGGAGTCAGGAGCTCGTTTTTTCTTCATTGCATCTAGGATGGTTCTTGCCCTGTTCTCAGACCTTAAATTCCCAATACTGCTAGtcagtcagaatggaaatgtTAGAAAAGCCTAAATGATATTACCTACCATTTTATGCTCCAGCCTTTAACAGGAGCTTACCTGAAATGACAGCAACAGCAATACTGGTTAGCTACTAGAGAAGCAAATTCAACCCACTTCATGTCACTTGAGTGCTGTTCAGATAATTCCAGTGCACTTTGAACAAAGGCaaggcaccacagttcaagaaggacactgacaaactggaacgtgtccagaggagggcaaccaaaatggtcaaaggcctggaaacgatgccttatgaggaacggctaagggagctgggcatgtttagccgggagaagaggaggttaaggggtgatatgatagccatgttcaaatatataaaaggatgtcacatagaggagggagaaaggttgttttctgctgctccagagaagcgcacacagagcaatggttccaaactacaagaaagaagattccacctaaacattaggaagaacttcctgacagtaagagctgttcgacagtggaatttgctgccaaggagtgtggtggagtctccttctttggaggtctttaagcagaggcttgacaaccatatgtcaggagtgctctgatggtgtttcctgcttggcagggggttggactcgatggcccttgtggtctcttccaactctattattctatgattctaaggtggaGTGTCAATGACTTTGGATGTCTTCAAGAATGCCTGGATCATTTAGCTATTAAGGTTTCATGGCTGCCAGGAAGGATCTGCAATGCACAAGAAATGCTGAAGGAACCAAAATAAAGTTTTGACTGGAACGAGGTGTTGCAAAGAGGTCCGTGTGAGAGGGGAAGGGCCAGGAGAGAGAACTTGTTCAGTGGTGGCGCTCATGCTCTGCAGGCAGGTTCAATTCCTGCCAGTGCCAGATGGAGCCACTGACTCTCAGTAGATGGCAATACGcaagatggacccaatggtctgactcggtagaaGGCCGCTTCCTGCATCCTCAGAGTCCGAGCTAAAATTAAATGCACCAgtgggtcatagctcagtggtagagcagtgccagaaactctggagagccactgctggtcattGCAGGCAATAGTGAAGTCGATGGGTTTTCCTATAAAGCAGCAATAAAGCATTCGGCAGGCCTTTCAAAGGGGGGCTGAAGCTGACTGTGTCAAGCAATGGTGTTTTCCTTCTGCGTCCTTCCTGGTGGACTCACTTCCGACCTCTCTGTCTCTGTCCTTGCAGGCTCTTGGAGAAGCAACTCGTCTCTGATTTTTCTCCCGCTCGCCGTGGCCTGGGCGCCCGCGTCCTGCAGGATTCAACCAACTGGCACGATGCTCAAGTCTTCCCGCCTCGCTGGGGCCCGCGGAGGCCGGAGGGCCGCTGGTTCTCGGGGAAGGATCCGAGCAAGGCGGCATCTCCCCCCAAGGCGCCAAGGCAGCCCAACCCGCCTTACGACGGGCTGCCCCCGATGTGCAGGAGAGACGTGAGCAGCCAGGCGGCAAAGGGCGCCGCCGACGGCTGCAGATGGAGCCGAGGAGCCCCCAAGAGCAAGGGCGAGCTCCCTGCCCGGGCCCCTCCAAGCTACGAGGCCCACATGCTGCTGCGTCTCCGGGCCGGGCCGGGCCCTCGGAAGGAGAACTGGCCTCGCCCGCCGCCCTATATTGCTCCGCCATCCTACGAGGCGCCCCACCGCACCGTGCAGCCCAAGCAGCGCGCCAGCAAGGAAGCCTCGACGGCGAAGCCCAGCCAGGCGGAAGCCCCCAAGAAAGGCCGCGGGGGAACCAGGAGAGCCTGCGAGTCCGGGCCGGCGGGGTGGAAGGCAGGGCGAAGCCCGTCGAAGCTGCCTGGCAGCTGGAGCTACCTCTCCGGAGCCACGACGTGGGGAGGAGGCTTCGGGGCGCAGCCGGAGCCAGCAGGGTCCCGCTACCCTTTGGGGGCCTGCTGGGACGCGAGCCCCCAGCACCGGGGCCACACCCTGCCCAGGGCAACGAAGAGGGGCGAGCCTGGCCGACCCCACGCTGGCCGTCCCCTCCAGCACACGCTCCCTGCCGGCTGGGGCTTCAGCCACGCAGCTGGCTGGCCTGAAGCCGCCGCCGTCGAAGGTGAGAGCAGAGCAGCG comes from Podarcis raffonei isolate rPodRaf1 chromosome 2, rPodRaf1.pri, whole genome shotgun sequence and encodes:
- the DDN gene encoding dendrin isoform X1 encodes the protein MFECPGLSPGDARRLHVCERTNLLLVEFNTVSCSSRDAMEAELWTGQGCSAPWMYHSVAGQYTLLEKQLVSDFSPARRGLGARVLQDSTNWHDAQVFPPRWGPRRPEGRWFSGKDPSKAASPPKAPRQPNPPYDGLPPMCRRDVSSQAAKGAADGCRWSRGAPKSKGELPARAPPSYEAHMLLRLRAGPGPRKENWPRPPPYIAPPSYEAPHRTVQPKQRASKEASTAKPSQAEAPKKGRGGTRRACESGPAGWKAGRSPSKLPGSWSYLSGATTWGGGFGAQPEPAGSRYPLGACWDASPQHRGHTLPRATKRGEPGRPHAGRPLQHTLPAGWGFSHAAGWPEAAAVEGESRAAGERRRGSFPKWKEPGGSHAHRSTPRRRGGLFVIDATCVVIQAHYIPPPRTERVRYLGREETGAAPPPGSPAPASMEERAARILGLSVSELGFAGAGGGGGEAPGPGSPARGAAGSCASDAAPFGDARAVGQPPGPPSAPASPAKPLAAPDGSQAGPTELAGLACPSQREAAAPGQEGGCLPRGGKEAEAKPALPSPSRSYVRDLKEAMSRIRRHTAPDSDTDEELEQEQEWQPASGRAAWKRRLGEGALCYSSSSSSLDSSSSNATVVPGSAPLGLRKGPESGWELPAAGGRGLSQAEAGPQP
- the DDN gene encoding dendrin isoform X2 → MLLFNSRDAMEAELWTGQGCSAPWMYHSVAGQYTLLEKQLVSDFSPARRGLGARVLQDSTNWHDAQVFPPRWGPRRPEGRWFSGKDPSKAASPPKAPRQPNPPYDGLPPMCRRDVSSQAAKGAADGCRWSRGAPKSKGELPARAPPSYEAHMLLRLRAGPGPRKENWPRPPPYIAPPSYEAPHRTVQPKQRASKEASTAKPSQAEAPKKGRGGTRRACESGPAGWKAGRSPSKLPGSWSYLSGATTWGGGFGAQPEPAGSRYPLGACWDASPQHRGHTLPRATKRGEPGRPHAGRPLQHTLPAGWGFSHAAGWPEAAAVEGESRAAGERRRGSFPKWKEPGGSHAHRSTPRRRGGLFVIDATCVVIQAHYIPPPRTERVRYLGREETGAAPPPGSPAPASMEERAARILGLSVSELGFAGAGGGGGEAPGPGSPARGAAGSCASDAAPFGDARAVGQPPGPPSAPASPAKPLAAPDGSQAGPTELAGLACPSQREAAAPGQEGGCLPRGGKEAEAKPALPSPSRSYVRDLKEAMSRIRRHTAPDSDTDEELEQEQEWQPASGRAAWKRRLGEGALCYSSSSSSLDSSSSNATVVPGSAPLGLRKGPESGWELPAAGGRGLSQAEAGPQP
- the DDN gene encoding dendrin isoform X3, whose translation is MEAELWTGQGCSAPWMYHSVAGQYTLLEKQLVSDFSPARRGLGARVLQDSTNWHDAQVFPPRWGPRRPEGRWFSGKDPSKAASPPKAPRQPNPPYDGLPPMCRRDVSSQAAKGAADGCRWSRGAPKSKGELPARAPPSYEAHMLLRLRAGPGPRKENWPRPPPYIAPPSYEAPHRTVQPKQRASKEASTAKPSQAEAPKKGRGGTRRACESGPAGWKAGRSPSKLPGSWSYLSGATTWGGGFGAQPEPAGSRYPLGACWDASPQHRGHTLPRATKRGEPGRPHAGRPLQHTLPAGWGFSHAAGWPEAAAVEGESRAAGERRRGSFPKWKEPGGSHAHRSTPRRRGGLFVIDATCVVIQAHYIPPPRTERVRYLGREETGAAPPPGSPAPASMEERAARILGLSVSELGFAGAGGGGGEAPGPGSPARGAAGSCASDAAPFGDARAVGQPPGPPSAPASPAKPLAAPDGSQAGPTELAGLACPSQREAAAPGQEGGCLPRGGKEAEAKPALPSPSRSYVRDLKEAMSRIRRHTAPDSDTDEELEQEQEWQPASGRAAWKRRLGEGALCYSSSSSSLDSSSSNATVVPGSAPLGLRKGPESGWELPAAGGRGLSQAEAGPQP